In Salinirussus salinus, the following proteins share a genomic window:
- a CDS encoding universal stress protein — MVFLVPYDGSASSEAALARAVEHGAALGEEVVAVSFVPTGDTYAQRRRWIEPDEDFAVETASADLRRKIEEATDDAERQFTEPGAESPGDGVSSQVRQTAVDVDASVVFVGTGRPEDGDGAGAEDRMTTPFGSVDTDAPYDLHLVRRKRA, encoded by the coding sequence ATGGTCTTTCTGGTCCCGTACGACGGCTCCGCGAGTTCGGAGGCAGCGCTCGCCCGCGCGGTCGAACACGGCGCCGCGCTCGGCGAGGAGGTGGTCGCGGTGAGTTTCGTCCCGACCGGCGACACCTACGCCCAGCGCCGCCGGTGGATCGAGCCCGACGAGGACTTCGCCGTCGAGACCGCGAGCGCTGACCTCAGACGGAAGATCGAGGAGGCGACCGACGACGCGGAGCGGCAGTTCACCGAGCCCGGCGCGGAGTCGCCGGGCGACGGGGTCTCCAGCCAGGTCCGGCAGACGGCCGTCGACGTCGACGCCAGCGTCGTCTTCGTCGGCACCGGACGCCCCGAGGACGGGGACGGGGCCGGCGCGGAAGACCGCATGACCACCCCCTTCGGCTCGGTCGATACCGACGCCCCATACGACCTCCACCTGGTGCGGCGAAAGCGGGCCTGA
- a CDS encoding peroxiredoxin produces the protein MLEPGDPAPAVSAQNQHGETVSPDFEEPTVVYFYPKDFTGGCTIEANDFQDTLPEFQEAGITVYGVSMDDVETHADFAEEEGVTFDLLADPDGDVAEAFGVDTSEGYTDRVTFTVAGGEVAGVYDPALADPEGHAEEVLRDLRGE, from the coding sequence ATGCTCGAGCCTGGCGATCCGGCACCGGCAGTCAGCGCACAGAACCAGCACGGCGAGACGGTCTCGCCGGACTTCGAGGAGCCGACGGTCGTCTACTTCTACCCGAAGGACTTCACCGGCGGCTGCACCATCGAGGCAAACGACTTCCAGGATACCCTCCCGGAGTTCCAGGAGGCCGGCATCACGGTCTACGGCGTCTCGATGGACGACGTCGAGACCCACGCGGACTTCGCCGAGGAGGAGGGGGTCACCTTCGACCTGCTCGCGGACCCCGACGGCGACGTAGCAGAGGCCTTCGGCGTCGACACCAGCGAGGGGTACACCGACCGGGTGACCTTCACCGTCGCCGGCGGGGAGGTCGCGGGCGTCTACGACCCCGCGCTCGCGGACCCGGAGGGTCACGCCGAGGAGGTCCTGCGGGACCTCCGCGGGGAGTAA
- a CDS encoding CaiB/BaiF CoA transferase family protein — MPLTNATAEQLPLSDVTVVDLTQVIAGPFATMLLGDLGAEVVKIEAIGRGDRAREFSPYPEYFDTINRNKHSVALDLKSEEGQEVARTLLEDADVFVESMKPGRVENFGLSYEDVREINPEVVYCSISGFGRDSPYEDVPAWDMVVQAMSGIMSITGTEETPPLWSGLPSGDLAAATYTVQSVLAALYARETGQIEGEWVEVPMFDAAISWLCARAGYTWGTGEPFPRFGTYHPSAAPFGVFEAADGSLVIAASTDSLWEALCAELGREDLLTDERFDHRDRRVEHTDQLGDELEESLAEATVEEWVGRLHDAGVPAGPIHDTESVWEDDHVTQRGLKVTAERDERQDAQVIDHPIHFRNLATSLRVPPQELGESTDDVLAAHGYSDEEVERLREQGVVD; from the coding sequence ATGCCACTGACGAACGCCACAGCCGAGCAGCTCCCCCTCTCCGACGTCACGGTCGTCGACCTCACGCAGGTGATCGCCGGCCCCTTCGCCACGATGCTTCTGGGCGACCTCGGGGCCGAGGTCGTGAAGATCGAGGCCATCGGCCGGGGCGACCGCGCCCGGGAGTTCAGCCCCTACCCCGAGTACTTCGACACCATCAACCGGAACAAACACAGCGTCGCACTCGACCTCAAATCCGAGGAGGGCCAGGAGGTCGCTCGCACGCTGCTGGAGGACGCTGACGTCTTCGTCGAGAGCATGAAACCCGGCCGGGTCGAGAACTTCGGCCTGTCCTACGAGGATGTCCGCGAAATCAACCCGGAGGTCGTCTACTGCTCGATCAGTGGCTTCGGCCGGGACAGCCCCTACGAGGACGTCCCCGCCTGGGACATGGTGGTCCAGGCGATGAGCGGGATCATGTCGATCACCGGGACCGAGGAGACGCCGCCGCTGTGGTCCGGGCTGCCCAGCGGCGACCTCGCGGCGGCGACCTACACCGTCCAGAGCGTTCTCGCCGCCCTGTACGCCCGCGAGACCGGACAGATCGAGGGGGAGTGGGTCGAGGTGCCGATGTTCGACGCCGCCATCTCCTGGCTCTGTGCCCGGGCGGGCTACACCTGGGGCACCGGCGAGCCCTTCCCCCGTTTCGGCACCTACCACCCCTCCGCGGCCCCCTTCGGCGTCTTCGAGGCCGCCGACGGCTCGCTCGTCATCGCGGCGAGCACGGACAGCCTCTGGGAGGCACTCTGTGCGGAACTGGGTCGCGAGGACCTGCTGACCGACGAGCGCTTCGACCACCGGGACAGGCGCGTCGAGCACACCGACCAGCTCGGCGACGAGCTCGAGGAGTCCCTCGCCGAGGCGACGGTCGAGGAGTGGGTCGGACGCCTCCACGACGCTGGCGTCCCGGCGGGCCCGATCCACGACACGGAGTCGGTCTGGGAGGACGACCACGTCACCCAGCGGGGGCTGAAGGTGACCGCCGAACGCGACGAGCGCCAGGACGCCCAGGTGATCGACCACCCGATCCACTTCCGGAACCTGGCGACGAGCCTCCGGGTCCCGCCACAGGAGTTGGGTGAGAGCACCGACGACGTGCTCGCTGCCCACGGCTACTCCGACGAGGAGGTCGAACGACTCCGCGAGCAGGGCGTCGTCGACTGA
- a CDS encoding CDC48 family AAA ATPase, which produces MNEVQLEVAKAYPNDSGRGIARLDPDTLLHLKLSPGDIIEIEGADRTAAKVWRADRQDWNTDTVRIDGFTRQNADVGIGERVEIRKAEAEKADTLVLAPPEEASVQFGSDAAGMVKRQILKRPVVERDIVPVMSSTNHPFMRSPGQAIPLIAVETEPEGVVLITEDTEVELREEPISGFEKTGGGITYEDIGGLQNEIQRVREMVELPMKHPQIFKKLGIEPPQGVLLHGPPGTGKTLLAKAVANETSASFFSIAGPEIISKYYGESEQQLREIFEDATEESPSIIFIDELDSIAPKREDVTGEVERRVVAQLLTMMDGLESRGQVVVIGATNRVDSVDPALRRPGRFDREIEIGVPDETGREEILQIHTRGMPLSDDVSLPELAEDTHGFVGADIESLTKEAAMKALRRYLPEIDLDEEDIPPSLIDRMIIKRDDFRGALNEVSPSAMREVLVELPKVSWDDVGGLEDAKANVQESVEWPMTSPEKFERLGVEPPAGVLLYGPPGTGKTLMAKAVANETDANFISVRGPQLLSKWVGESEKAIRQTFRKARQVSPTVIFFDELDSLAPGRGGETGSNVSERVVNQLLTEMDGLEEMEDVMVIGATNRPDMIDPALIRSGRFDRLVMIGEPDTEGREQILKIHTDDTPLAPDVSLRELAERTEGYVGSDLESIAREAAIEALREDDDAADVDMRHFRKALENVRPTLTDDIREYYEQIEEEFRGGTGPEPRTRGGRIGFQ; this is translated from the coding sequence ATGAATGAAGTCCAACTAGAGGTGGCAAAGGCGTATCCCAACGACTCGGGGCGCGGCATCGCCCGGCTCGACCCCGACACCCTCCTGCATCTCAAGCTCTCGCCGGGGGACATCATCGAGATCGAGGGGGCCGACCGGACCGCCGCGAAGGTCTGGCGGGCCGACCGGCAGGACTGGAACACCGATACTGTGCGCATCGACGGGTTCACCCGACAGAACGCCGACGTGGGGATCGGCGAGCGCGTCGAGATCCGGAAAGCCGAGGCCGAGAAAGCCGACACGCTCGTGCTCGCGCCACCCGAGGAGGCGAGCGTGCAGTTCGGCTCGGACGCCGCGGGGATGGTCAAACGCCAGATCCTCAAGCGGCCGGTCGTCGAGCGCGACATCGTCCCCGTGATGTCGAGCACGAACCACCCGTTCATGCGCTCGCCCGGCCAGGCGATCCCGCTGATCGCGGTCGAGACGGAACCCGAAGGGGTGGTGCTAATCACCGAGGACACCGAGGTCGAACTCCGGGAGGAGCCCATCTCCGGGTTCGAGAAGACCGGCGGCGGGATCACCTACGAGGACATCGGCGGCCTCCAAAACGAGATCCAGCGCGTCCGGGAGATGGTCGAACTCCCGATGAAGCATCCCCAGATCTTCAAGAAACTCGGCATCGAGCCACCGCAGGGGGTGCTCCTGCACGGCCCGCCCGGCACCGGCAAGACGCTGCTCGCGAAGGCCGTCGCCAACGAGACCTCCGCCAGTTTCTTCTCTATCGCCGGCCCCGAGATCATCTCCAAGTACTACGGCGAGTCCGAGCAGCAGTTACGGGAAATCTTCGAGGACGCTACCGAGGAGTCGCCCTCGATCATCTTCATCGACGAGCTCGACTCCATCGCCCCCAAACGCGAGGACGTCACCGGCGAGGTCGAGCGGCGCGTCGTCGCCCAGCTGCTGACGATGATGGACGGCCTCGAATCCCGGGGCCAGGTCGTGGTCATCGGCGCCACCAACCGCGTCGACAGCGTCGACCCCGCGCTCCGGCGGCCCGGCCGGTTCGACCGCGAGATCGAGATCGGCGTCCCCGACGAGACGGGTCGCGAGGAGATCCTCCAGATCCACACCCGAGGGATGCCGCTCTCTGACGACGTCTCGCTGCCCGAACTCGCGGAGGACACCCACGGCTTCGTCGGCGCGGACATCGAGAGCCTGACCAAGGAAGCCGCGATGAAGGCCCTGCGCCGCTATCTCCCGGAGATCGACCTCGACGAGGAGGACATCCCGCCGAGCCTGATCGACCGGATGATCATCAAACGCGACGACTTCCGCGGGGCGCTCAACGAGGTGAGCCCGAGCGCCATGCGGGAGGTGCTCGTCGAGCTACCGAAAGTCTCCTGGGACGATGTCGGCGGCCTCGAGGACGCCAAGGCGAACGTCCAGGAGTCCGTCGAGTGGCCGATGACCTCCCCCGAGAAGTTCGAGCGCCTCGGCGTCGAGCCGCCGGCAGGCGTCCTGCTCTACGGCCCGCCCGGCACCGGCAAGACGCTGATGGCGAAGGCCGTCGCCAACGAGACCGACGCCAACTTCATCTCCGTGCGGGGGCCACAGCTGCTCTCCAAGTGGGTCGGCGAATCGGAGAAGGCGATCCGGCAGACCTTCCGGAAGGCCCGGCAGGTCTCCCCCACAGTCATCTTCTTCGACGAACTCGACTCGCTTGCGCCCGGCCGGGGCGGCGAGACGGGGTCGAACGTCTCCGAGCGGGTGGTCAACCAGCTCCTGACCGAGATGGACGGCCTGGAGGAGATGGAGGACGTGATGGTGATCGGCGCCACCAACCGGCCGGACATGATCGACCCGGCGCTGATCCGCTCGGGACGGTTCGACCGCCTCGTGATGATCGGCGAGCCCGACACCGAGGGCCGCGAGCAGATCCTCAAGATCCACACCGACGACACGCCGCTGGCCCCGGACGTCAGCCTGCGCGAACTCGCCGAGCGCACCGAGGGCTACGTCGGGTCGGACCTGGAGTCGATCGCCCGCGAGGCGGCCATCGAGGCGCTGCGCGAGGACGACGACGCGGCGGATGTCGACATGCGTCACTTCCGGAAGGCCCTGGAGAACGTCCGGCCGACGCTGACCGACGACATCCGGGAGTACTACGAGCAGATCGAGGAGGAATTCCGCGGCGGCACCGGCCCCGAACCCCGGACCCGCGGCGGGCGGATCGGCTTCCAGTAG
- a CDS encoding lycopene cyclase domain-containing protein, protein MLPDITVFGEYTYLATELMWGTVALALLAYAGAWRAAARTVLVLYPFALAWDWYTLTVGVFEIPLRTGVELLGVPLEEHIFMVLVPAMVVGTHESLRKLRGPAGAGRADESGPEAGERV, encoded by the coding sequence GTGCTGCCCGATATCACCGTCTTCGGCGAGTACACCTACCTGGCCACCGAGCTCATGTGGGGGACCGTCGCGCTCGCCCTGCTCGCGTACGCCGGCGCGTGGCGGGCGGCCGCCCGGACCGTCCTGGTGCTGTACCCCTTCGCGCTCGCGTGGGACTGGTACACGCTGACCGTCGGCGTCTTCGAGATCCCGCTGCGGACCGGCGTCGAACTGCTCGGGGTCCCACTCGAGGAGCACATCTTCATGGTCCTGGTGCCGGCGATGGTCGTCGGCACCCACGAGAGTCTCCGGAAGCTGCGCGGTCCCGCGGGTGCCGGGCGAGCGGACGAGTCGGGACCGGAGGCGGGAGAGCGGGTCTAA
- a CDS encoding SDR family oxidoreductase: MAVPAPDLSGQVAVITGSTRGIGRALALQLAEYGADIVSTGKTVDDSDSDLEGTIHKTADAVRERGSEALAVQLDVRDPDNCQRVVDETLDEFGRLDILINNASAIQMGEIGELPMNRFDLLMEVNVRGTYAMTQAALPALRDGGGRVITNAPPLEVDRVPGMAPYAFSKMGMAFMTLSLSGEEEDVAASTLWPVTAIETRATRYFGMGSEEDWRSPQVYTDAASVLLDRDPAEVDGHSFYDEELLASVGVEDFDQYALVEGSNPPPSSAEMFGADFARDW, from the coding sequence ATGGCAGTACCAGCCCCCGACCTCTCGGGACAGGTGGCAGTCATCACGGGATCGACACGCGGCATCGGGCGCGCGCTCGCGCTCCAACTCGCCGAGTACGGCGCCGACATCGTCTCGACGGGCAAGACCGTCGACGACAGCGATTCCGACCTCGAGGGAACGATCCACAAGACCGCCGACGCGGTCCGCGAGCGCGGCTCCGAGGCGCTTGCGGTCCAGCTGGACGTGCGCGACCCCGACAACTGTCAGCGCGTCGTCGACGAGACCCTCGACGAGTTCGGCCGGCTCGACATCCTCATCAACAACGCCTCGGCGATCCAGATGGGGGAGATCGGCGAGCTCCCGATGAACCGGTTCGACCTGCTGATGGAGGTCAACGTCCGCGGGACATACGCGATGACACAGGCGGCCCTGCCGGCGCTGCGGGACGGTGGCGGGCGCGTCATCACGAACGCGCCGCCCCTGGAGGTCGACCGCGTCCCCGGGATGGCGCCCTACGCTTTCTCGAAGATGGGGATGGCCTTCATGACCCTCTCGCTGTCCGGCGAGGAGGAGGACGTCGCCGCGTCGACGCTGTGGCCGGTCACCGCCATCGAGACCCGCGCGACCCGCTACTTCGGGATGGGCTCAGAGGAGGACTGGCGGAGCCCGCAGGTCTACACCGACGCCGCCTCCGTCCTGCTCGACCGCGACCCCGCCGAGGTCGACGGCCACTCCTTCTACGACGAGGAACTGCTCGCGAGCGTTGGCGTCGAGGACTTCGACCAGTACGCGCTCGTCGAGGGGTCGAACCCGCCGCCGTCCTCCGCCGAGATGTTCGGCGCCGACTTCGCCCGGGACTGGTAG
- a CDS encoding DUF952 domain-containing protein produces the protein MVHVVEGDDYEAHTADGAYRPPSLSEEGFVHCSTPEQVLAVAQSHYPDAENPRLLVVDPGAVDAEIRYEEGPLGGFAHVYGSLNTDAVVDIVEFPREDGRYVLPRRLRGV, from the coding sequence CTGGTCCACGTCGTCGAGGGCGACGACTACGAGGCCCACACCGCGGACGGGGCGTACCGCCCCCCGTCGCTCTCCGAGGAGGGGTTCGTCCACTGTTCGACCCCCGAACAGGTGCTCGCGGTCGCACAGAGTCACTACCCCGACGCGGAGAACCCCCGGCTTCTGGTCGTAGACCCCGGCGCTGTCGACGCCGAGATCCGGTACGAGGAAGGACCGCTCGGGGGATTCGCGCACGTCTACGGCTCGCTGAACACAGACGCCGTCGTCGACATCGTCGAGTTCCCCCGCGAGGACGGGCGCTATGTCCTTCCTCGGCGGTTGCGGGGTGTCTGA
- a CDS encoding CBS domain-containing protein: MDIADIATSEYVAVETDERLGKVRSIFERENPKGLVVTEDGEYAGVLAQRQLVQSRVDDDAKVERLMQSAPKVDRTADVRKVARVLVEGKTKIAPVFEADRLWGIVSEDDILEAVLENLDALTVGEIATDDVVTIDEDTHIGRVINLLRENDVSRLPVLDEDGHLSGMVTTHDIVEVVVRDMDKTTRGDRSGGNDRVLDIPVYDIMSSPVATTTGEESVRAAVQRMLDSDYAGLVVTPEDDDRVVDGIITKTDVLRALTYTEEEHMDVQITNIRLLETLTREQVRQQIEGVADKYGQMQVQHAHVRFHEHKETHRGTPLIQAQIRLRTNKGQAAGSGEGYGADNAFRVALDKLERNVLELKGVRADEEYRGQLLRKLGEL, encoded by the coding sequence ATGGATATTGCCGATATCGCGACCAGCGAGTACGTTGCCGTCGAAACGGACGAACGACTGGGGAAGGTCAGGTCGATCTTCGAGCGCGAGAACCCGAAGGGGCTCGTCGTCACCGAGGACGGCGAGTACGCCGGGGTGCTCGCCCAGCGCCAGCTCGTCCAGTCCCGGGTCGACGACGACGCCAAGGTCGAACGCCTGATGCAGTCCGCCCCCAAGGTCGACCGGACGGCCGACGTCCGGAAGGTCGCCCGCGTGCTCGTCGAGGGAAAGACCAAGATCGCCCCCGTCTTCGAGGCCGACCGCTTGTGGGGGATCGTCTCGGAAGACGACATCCTCGAGGCAGTTCTGGAGAACCTCGACGCGCTGACTGTCGGGGAGATCGCTACCGACGACGTCGTCACGATCGACGAGGACACCCACATCGGCCGCGTGATCAACCTCCTCCGGGAGAACGACGTCTCCCGGCTCCCCGTTCTGGACGAGGACGGCCACCTCTCGGGGATGGTCACCACCCACGACATCGTCGAAGTGGTCGTCCGGGACATGGACAAGACGACGCGCGGGGACCGCTCGGGCGGCAACGACCGGGTACTCGACATCCCCGTCTACGACATCATGTCCAGTCCCGTGGCCACGACGACGGGCGAGGAGTCGGTGCGCGCGGCCGTCCAGCGGATGCTCGACAGCGACTACGCGGGGCTCGTGGTCACGCCCGAGGACGACGACCGCGTCGTCGACGGTATCATCACCAAAACCGACGTGCTCCGGGCGCTGACCTACACCGAGGAGGAGCACATGGACGTCCAGATCACCAACATCCGGCTGCTGGAGACGCTGACCCGCGAGCAGGTCCGCCAGCAGATCGAGGGCGTCGCCGACAAGTACGGCCAGATGCAGGTCCAGCACGCTCACGTCCGGTTTCACGAACACAAGGAGACCCACCGCGGCACGCCGCTGATCCAGGCCCAGATCCGGCTGCGGACCAACAAGGGCCAGGCCGCCGGCTCCGGCGAGGGTTACGGCGCGGACAACGCCTTCCGGGTCGCGCTCGACAAGCTCGAACGGAACGTCCTCGAACTGAAGGGCGTGCGCGCCGACGAGGAGTACCGCGGCCAGCTGCTGCGGAAGCTCGGTGAACTATAA
- the fdhF gene encoding formate dehydrogenase subunit alpha, whose amino-acid sequence MSERSFEPRHSVCPYCGVGCGIEYAGDGRATGWKAPVNTRGEICPKGAAAWEVVDHDDRLRRPLVRESGTLVTAPWGEALGRVETAMRDIVDEHGADALAFFASSNCTNEENYLFQKLARVLGTNNVDNCARLCHSSTVAAMSARFGVGAMTNTLEDLTEADCYLVTGANPAEQHPIIFRSYLLPAVREGTDLIHVDPRSNDTTDAADLHLPVRPGYDIPLLNAMCKVVLEEGLVDGAFVDERTEGVDALRDHLADVDVDANAEMAGVDPADLREAARTFATADRAAAFTGMGMSQHHCGTDNVHALLNLVLLTGNVGRPGTGVNPLRGQNNVQGAGDVGALPSVLPGYEPVTDADARRRVADAWGVEPPAEPGLTEVELTHRFGEEIRGAFVFGENPAVTEPNASEVARAFADLDFLVVLDLFETETAELADVVLPGSAWAEKSGTVTNTDRRVMRMRANAEPPGEARRDLEVLRTVAARVTDRPEAFRYDGPEAVFEELTGVSPLYAGLSYESIGDGYGRWPFPEGAESGTDVLHEEEFAAGEPTAPLVPVDHVPPADDLADGDLVLTTGRVLQHFNSGALTRRSGTLVRMRGEDVLQIHPDDAAARGVADGDEVRVANDRGSVTVEAEVTPGIREGTVFMTFHYADPLVNTLTGDALDPEAKIPEYKHSAVRVEPVE is encoded by the coding sequence ATGAGCGAACGTAGCTTCGAACCACGACACTCGGTCTGTCCGTACTGTGGGGTCGGCTGTGGTATCGAGTACGCCGGCGACGGGCGCGCGACGGGCTGGAAGGCGCCGGTGAACACCCGCGGGGAGATCTGCCCGAAGGGCGCGGCCGCGTGGGAGGTCGTCGACCACGACGACCGCCTGCGGCGGCCGCTGGTCCGCGAGAGCGGGACGCTCGTGACGGCTCCCTGGGGCGAGGCGCTCGGCCGCGTCGAGACGGCGATGCGCGACATCGTCGACGAGCACGGCGCCGACGCGCTGGCCTTCTTCGCCTCCTCGAACTGCACCAACGAGGAGAACTACCTCTTCCAGAAGCTCGCCCGCGTCCTCGGGACCAACAACGTCGACAACTGCGCGCGACTCTGTCACTCCTCGACGGTCGCCGCCATGTCCGCCCGCTTCGGCGTCGGCGCGATGACCAACACCCTGGAGGACCTGACGGAGGCGGACTGTTATCTCGTCACCGGCGCCAACCCCGCCGAACAACACCCGATCATCTTCCGGTCGTACCTGCTGCCGGCGGTCAGGGAGGGGACGGACCTGATACACGTCGACCCCCGGTCGAACGACACGACCGACGCCGCGGACCTGCACCTCCCCGTCCGCCCGGGCTACGACATCCCCCTGCTGAACGCCATGTGCAAGGTCGTCCTCGAGGAGGGCCTCGTCGACGGGGCGTTCGTCGACGAGCGGACCGAGGGGGTCGACGCGCTCCGGGACCACCTCGCGGACGTGGACGTGGACGCGAACGCCGAGATGGCAGGGGTCGACCCTGCGGACCTCCGGGAGGCCGCCCGCACGTTCGCCACGGCCGACCGGGCGGCGGCGTTCACGGGCATGGGCATGAGCCAGCACCACTGCGGGACCGACAACGTCCACGCGCTGCTGAATCTCGTGTTGCTGACGGGCAACGTCGGCCGGCCGGGCACCGGCGTCAACCCGCTGCGCGGGCAGAACAACGTCCAGGGCGCCGGCGACGTGGGAGCCTTACCCTCGGTGCTCCCGGGCTACGAGCCGGTCACCGACGCCGACGCCCGCCGACGGGTCGCGGACGCCTGGGGCGTCGAGCCGCCCGCCGAGCCCGGCCTCACGGAGGTCGAGCTGACCCACCGCTTCGGCGAGGAGATACGGGGCGCGTTCGTCTTCGGCGAGAACCCCGCGGTGACCGAGCCCAACGCCTCCGAGGTCGCCAGGGCCTTCGCGGACCTGGACTTCCTCGTCGTGCTCGACCTCTTCGAGACCGAGACCGCCGAACTCGCCGACGTCGTCCTCCCGGGCAGCGCCTGGGCCGAGAAGTCGGGGACGGTAACCAACACCGACCGCCGCGTGATGCGGATGCGCGCCAACGCCGAGCCACCGGGCGAGGCCCGCCGGGACCTCGAGGTCCTCCGGACGGTCGCGGCACGCGTCACCGACCGGCCGGAGGCGTTCCGGTACGACGGCCCGGAGGCAGTCTTCGAGGAGCTGACGGGCGTGAGCCCGCTGTACGCGGGGTTGAGCTACGAGTCCATCGGCGACGGCTACGGCCGGTGGCCGTTCCCCGAGGGCGCGGAGTCGGGGACGGACGTCCTCCACGAGGAGGAGTTCGCGGCCGGGGAGCCGACCGCGCCGCTCGTCCCGGTCGACCACGTCCCGCCGGCCGACGACCTGGCGGACGGCGACCTCGTGCTCACGACCGGCCGCGTGCTCCAGCACTTCAACAGCGGGGCGCTGACCCGCCGCTCCGGGACGCTCGTGCGCATGCGTGGCGAGGACGTCCTGCAGATCCACCCCGACGACGCCGCCGCGCGTGGGGTCGCCGACGGCGACGAGGTCCGGGTCGCAAACGACCGCGGGTCGGTCACCGTCGAGGCCGAGGTGACCCCCGGCATCCGCGAGGGAACCGTCTTCATGACCTTCCACTACGCGGACCCGCTGGTGAACACGCTGACCGGCGACGCGCTCGACCCGGAGGCGAAGATCCCCGAGTACAAACACAGCGCCGTCCGGGTCGAGCCCGTCGAGTGA
- the radB gene encoding DNA repair and recombination protein RadB, producing the protein MTEPIPTGCDAIDGLLGGGFERGAVTQVYGPPAAGKTNVVLSAAMEAADAGASTLFIDTEGLSVDRMEQLAAAHAGQGRSVDDLAGRLVVSEALSFEEQEEAVRDATDVAGEVDLVVLDSATGFYRLERTEQEEGEALRAVARQVTHLLSLARRHDLAVAFTNQVFTDPDSDAARALGGHTLDHWSAVILRLDRFRGGNRRATLEKHHSREAGAQAGFKITGEGLVEADHP; encoded by the coding sequence GTGACAGAGCCCATCCCGACCGGCTGCGACGCCATCGACGGACTCCTCGGCGGGGGGTTCGAACGCGGCGCCGTCACGCAGGTGTACGGCCCGCCGGCCGCCGGCAAGACCAACGTCGTCCTCTCGGCGGCCATGGAGGCCGCGGACGCCGGTGCCTCGACGCTGTTTATCGACACCGAGGGGCTGTCGGTCGACCGGATGGAGCAACTCGCCGCGGCCCACGCCGGCCAGGGCCGGAGCGTCGACGACCTCGCGGGCCGGCTGGTCGTCAGCGAGGCGCTGTCCTTTGAGGAGCAGGAGGAGGCAGTCCGGGACGCCACGGACGTCGCCGGGGAGGTCGACCTCGTGGTGCTCGACAGCGCCACCGGCTTCTACCGGCTGGAACGTACCGAGCAGGAGGAAGGGGAGGCACTGCGCGCGGTCGCCCGGCAGGTCACCCATCTGCTCTCGCTGGCCCGGCGACACGACCTCGCCGTCGCCTTCACCAACCAGGTCTTCACCGACCCCGACTCGGATGCGGCGCGCGCGCTGGGCGGGCACACGCTCGACCACTGGTCGGCGGTCATCCTGCGACTGGACCGCTTTCGCGGGGGGAACCGCCGGGCGACTCTGGAGAAACACCACAGCCGCGAGGCCGGCGCCCAGGCGGGGTTCAAGATCACCGGCGAGGGGCTCGTCGAGGCCGACCACCCGTAG
- a CDS encoding ABC transporter ATP-binding protein, translating into MDADADVRERSPSETPSLAIETTGLTKRYGDVTAVEDLDLSVPQGAVYGFLGPNGSGKTTTMRILTSLTRPTSGSARVVGVDVADRSDLIREIGYLPEEPPLFDELTGREQLRHVAALHDLPADVADERIARYLERFDLVGAADRRQEGYSTGMRKKVGLIATVIHEPGVLFLDEPTSGLDPRAARTVKDLVAELAGGETTVFLSTHILSVVDELADSVGVLNEGRLVAEGAPDDLKRQAERGEGTSLEDVFLSVTADHADEVEATGPDPEPR; encoded by the coding sequence ATGGACGCAGACGCTGACGTCCGGGAGCGGTCCCCCTCCGAGACGCCCTCACTCGCCATCGAGACGACCGGCCTGACGAAGCGGTACGGCGACGTGACCGCGGTCGAGGACCTCGACCTCTCCGTGCCGCAGGGGGCGGTGTACGGCTTTCTCGGCCCGAACGGGTCGGGCAAGACGACGACGATGCGGATACTGACGAGCCTGACGCGCCCGACTTCGGGCTCGGCGCGGGTCGTCGGCGTCGACGTCGCCGACCGGAGCGACCTGATCCGGGAGATCGGCTACCTGCCGGAGGAGCCGCCGCTGTTCGACGAGCTGACCGGCCGGGAGCAGCTGCGCCACGTCGCCGCGCTGCACGACCTGCCCGCCGACGTGGCCGACGAGCGCATCGCGCGGTATCTGGAGCGGTTCGACCTCGTCGGGGCGGCCGACCGCCGCCAGGAGGGGTACTCGACGGGGATGCGCAAGAAGGTCGGGCTGATCGCGACGGTCATCCACGAGCCCGGCGTCCTCTTCCTGGACGAGCCGACCTCCGGGCTCGACCCCCGGGCGGCCCGGACGGTCAAGGACCTGGTCGCCGAACTCGCGGGCGGCGAGACCACCGTCTTCCTCTCGACGCACATCCTCTCTGTGGTCGACGAACTCGCCGACAGCGTCGGCGTGCTCAACGAGGGGCGGCTGGTCGCCGAGGGTGCCCCCGACGACCTCAAGCGGCAGGCCGAGCGCGGCGAGGGGACGAGCCTGGAGGACGTCTTCCTCTCGGTGACCGCCGACCACGCCGACGAGGTCGAGGCCACGGGCCCGGACCCGGAGCCCCGATGA